A stretch of the Acanthopagrus latus isolate v.2019 chromosome 9, fAcaLat1.1, whole genome shotgun sequence genome encodes the following:
- the si:ch211-218d20.15 gene encoding uncharacterized protein si:ch211-218d20.15, which translates to MAVSTSDPLCQPCAYHEAFKVELQVRRPLMPVQLSPEQVGLEMLCLCGQLDLLIRAQMQQFQEQLGQGCSPEESDNFQAQGSEILDQMLQCLEHLPKPMPQLEDYLDMVGLSAMFPRVEVFLIQGSPVDMLERPPMDDYFFHIAKLNQLLVLSQQLEEDIRHLGSHKYIAHQLSVIYQVISSFRGIQTFTEIKKDIETNFKQMKQCLVVEEGSRHEPQLAAQYINWILEVTQSLTSAVLSLPEELTEDLHQAVTFMSQFLS; encoded by the exons ATGGCAGTGAGCACATCTGATCCTCTCTGTCAGCCGTGCGCCTACCATGAAGCTTTCAAAG TGGAGCTACAGGTGAGGAGACCTCTGATGCCCGTCCAGCTGAGCCCGGAGCAGGTGGGTCTGGAGATGCTGTGCCTCTGTGGGCAGCTGGACCTCCTCATCAGGGCGCAGATGCAGCAG TTCCAGGAGCAGCTAGGACAAGGCTGTAGCCCAGAGGAGTCAGATAATTTCCAGGCCCAAG GATCGGAGATTCTCGACCAGATGCTGCAGTGCCTTGAACATCTACCAAAGCCAATGCCACAGCTAGAG GACTATCTGGACATGGTGGGTCTATCAGCGATGTTTCCTCGGGTAGAGGTGTTCCTTATTCAAGGCAGCCCGGTGGACATGCTGGAGAGGCCGCCGATGGATG ACTACTTCTTCCACATCGCCAAACTGAACCAGCTCCTGGTGCTGAGTCAACAGCTAGAGGAAGATATCAGGCACCTTGGAAGTCATAAATACATCGCCCACCAGCTCTCAGTTATATAT CAAGTCATCAGCTCATTCAGAGGAATTCAAACGTTcactgaaataaagaaagataTTGAGACCAACTTCAAACAGATGAAACAGTGTCTAGTGGTGGAGGAAGGCTCCAGGCATGAACCGCAGCTGGCTGCTCAGTACATCAACTG GATTTTAGAAGTAACACAGAGTTTGACATCAGCGGTGTTGTCACTACCGGAGGAGCTGACGGAGGACCTTCACCAGGCCGTGACCTTCATGTCACAGTTCCTGTCCTGA